Proteins from one Amycolatopsis benzoatilytica AK 16/65 genomic window:
- a CDS encoding ABC transporter ATP-binding protein produces MEIALGRRGRRRIPQTVPDSGLTGPVDIPEPEPPEQPKGLRARLTRMRTSVGGTVRGLPKVAKLTWQASPTLTILLAVVTLASGLLPTVTAYVAKLLLDSVVAAIQHRGTTGDIVRITLFQFGVLAGTAISSAITTIAQSLLQERMTLTIRHQVMRHSSELHLAYFEGSASYDMLRQAAQEAPTRPLTMMTSALGLIRTLITFTSMVALLVSISPLLALVALIAPIPAFISQSRYGSRAFWLTLMMSPIKRRMDYLSSLVTTDTYAKETKLFGLGPYFVDRFQKLGLVSYERQRKLTVKRNVNSTSWGLLSTLVGSAIALYIALQAVGGKLTLGDLALYTAAATSVQASVSGLFNSFSGMYENNLYLDTLYKFLATEPEITAPERPRPLPSTVDGHIRFESVSFTYPGAEEPALHGVSFEIKPGETVAVVGRNGAGKSTLFKLLCRLYDPTAGRILLDDVDIREYDPVALRTKISAMFQDYVTYQGTAAENIGLGDLNRLTDRAHIEDSARRAGADERIMRLPTGYDSPLGRWFDQGVSLSGGEWQKIALARAFQREAPIMILDEPTSALDAQAEHDLFDRLQALSQGRTTLYISHRFSTVRQAERILLLDHGKVAEYGTHEELMAADAGYAELFTLQAEAYLK; encoded by the coding sequence ATCGAAATAGCCCTCGGCCGTCGCGGCCGTCGGCGGATCCCGCAAACGGTGCCGGACAGCGGTCTCACCGGTCCGGTCGACATTCCGGAGCCGGAACCACCGGAGCAGCCGAAAGGGCTGCGGGCGCGGCTGACACGCATGCGCACGTCGGTCGGCGGCACGGTCCGCGGCCTGCCCAAGGTCGCGAAGCTGACCTGGCAAGCCAGCCCGACGCTGACCATCCTGCTCGCCGTCGTCACGCTGGCGTCCGGGCTGCTGCCGACAGTCACCGCGTACGTCGCGAAACTGCTGCTCGACTCGGTAGTCGCGGCGATCCAGCACCGCGGGACAACCGGCGACATCGTGCGCATCACGCTGTTCCAGTTCGGCGTGCTGGCCGGGACCGCGATCAGCAGCGCGATCACCACGATCGCGCAATCCCTGCTGCAGGAACGGATGACGCTCACCATCCGGCACCAAGTGATGCGGCATTCGAGCGAACTGCACCTGGCGTACTTCGAAGGTTCGGCGTCCTACGACATGCTGCGCCAGGCCGCGCAGGAAGCACCGACCCGGCCGCTGACGATGATGACCTCGGCGCTCGGCCTGATCCGCACCTTGATCACCTTCACCAGCATGGTCGCCCTGCTCGTGTCGATCAGCCCGCTGCTCGCGCTGGTCGCCCTGATCGCCCCGATCCCGGCGTTCATCTCGCAGTCGCGCTACGGCTCGCGGGCGTTCTGGCTGACCCTGATGATGTCGCCGATCAAACGGCGGATGGATTACCTGTCCTCGCTGGTCACCACCGACACCTACGCCAAGGAGACCAAGCTGTTCGGGCTCGGCCCGTACTTCGTGGACCGGTTCCAGAAGCTCGGCCTGGTGTCCTACGAACGGCAGCGGAAGCTGACCGTGAAGCGGAACGTCAACTCAACGTCCTGGGGACTGCTGAGCACGCTCGTCGGCTCGGCGATCGCGCTGTACATCGCGCTGCAGGCAGTGGGCGGGAAGCTCACGCTCGGCGATCTGGCGCTCTACACCGCGGCCGCGACCTCGGTGCAAGCCTCGGTCAGCGGGCTGTTCAACTCGTTCTCCGGGATGTACGAGAACAATCTCTACCTGGACACGCTGTACAAATTCCTGGCCACTGAACCGGAGATCACCGCACCGGAGCGGCCGCGGCCCCTTCCGTCCACTGTGGATGGACACATCCGGTTCGAATCGGTCAGCTTCACCTACCCCGGCGCGGAAGAACCCGCGCTGCACGGCGTCAGTTTCGAGATCAAGCCCGGCGAAACCGTCGCCGTGGTGGGCCGCAACGGCGCGGGCAAGTCGACGCTGTTCAAACTGCTGTGCCGGTTGTACGACCCGACCGCGGGCCGGATCCTGCTGGACGACGTGGACATCCGGGAATACGACCCGGTCGCGCTGCGCACCAAAATCAGCGCGATGTTCCAGGATTACGTGACCTACCAGGGCACCGCCGCGGAAAACATCGGCCTCGGCGACCTGAACCGGCTCACCGATCGCGCGCACATCGAGGACTCCGCTCGCCGCGCCGGTGCCGACGAGCGCATCATGCGGCTGCCGACCGGCTACGACAGCCCACTCGGCCGCTGGTTCGACCAGGGCGTTTCGTTGTCCGGCGGCGAATGGCAGAAGATCGCGCTGGCCAGGGCTTTCCAGCGGGAAGCGCCGATCATGATCCTGGACGAGCCGACCTCAGCGCTGGACGCGCAGGCCGAGCACGACCTGTTCGACCGGCTGCAGGCGCTGTCGCAGGGCCGCACCACGCTCTACATCTCGCACCGGTTCTCCACGGTCCGCCAGGCCGAGCGCATTCTGCTGCTCGACCACGGAAAAGTCGCGGAATACGGCACGCACGAGGAACTGATGGCGGCCGACGCCGGCTACGCGGAGCTGTTCACGCTGCAAGCGGAGGCGTACTTGAAGTGA
- a CDS encoding Z1 domain-containing protein, with protein sequence MTNEFDQQYSAFLDLVDSGTPESALKKMELFGATEDLLLRIADRHEHETIRIREREEPRSVVLGNRFTWYTGPRPRDKYWPALEEMLRKSGWSSESLADLDDASTKVVSLLSHPQERQFSTKGLVVGYVQSGKTTNFTAVTAKAADRGYKLFIVLAGIHNGLRRQTQLRLVQQLVNPNRSRWLQLTDPDKDFTPPANAAAYLARNNKQHVLCVIKKNPRVLEKFSAWLETAAEYLSDCPALIIDDEADQATVATDKINPLICEILNRLPKSGYIGYTATPFANLLIDPAAKDLYPEHFIVNLPKPQGHFGTEVLFGREVMDGEDPEDVPAGYDMIREVPRHEVDLVRPSSRADTDGFHPVISDSLRGAILYFWLSTAARRVRKTGNPHSTMLIHTSVNTAVHNSFKFPLSELRDDSETLLRSGDPELREELRQIWDHEAARVPAEQFSEQKVAFEELEQALPDVLRDCRIIMDNSGSKDRLDYENGPVVAIAVGGNTLSRGLTLEGLAVSFFVRAVSAYDTLLQMGRWFGFRNGYADLPRIWMTDELRDWFRHIATVESEMRRDIDVYLVEDKTPMTFAVRLRTHPSLRVTAAAKMTNAVPSASAYGGQRVQTRYFSTDRDWLRANQAAARTLVEKSSTEGREDQNVRSQDKLIRGVPHDLIVEFLSNYCFHKKSQECNSRLLTDYIAKRISMSGALRDWNVALIGGSAGEEAPNTFTFANEYTVRMVTRSALNGADPAVVDIKTLMSRRDAAIDLDTSGVKGELTEDKIKALRHEQSPTTALLALYAIDKNSEPSAHRKDNRRALNAAEDVIGVGLVFPAPSADDSTVEWEYVATDLAKVRIEEEDLSALDAVDA encoded by the coding sequence GTGACCAACGAGTTCGACCAGCAGTACTCGGCGTTCCTCGACCTGGTGGACTCCGGCACTCCTGAAAGCGCGCTGAAGAAGATGGAGCTGTTCGGCGCGACCGAGGATTTGCTGCTGAGGATCGCGGACCGGCACGAACACGAGACGATCAGGATCAGGGAGCGGGAGGAGCCGCGCAGCGTCGTCCTCGGCAATCGGTTCACCTGGTACACCGGTCCTCGTCCACGGGACAAGTACTGGCCCGCGCTCGAGGAGATGCTGCGGAAGTCCGGATGGTCGAGCGAGAGCCTCGCCGATCTCGACGACGCATCCACCAAGGTCGTTTCCCTCTTGAGCCATCCGCAGGAGCGGCAGTTCTCGACCAAGGGACTCGTTGTCGGCTACGTACAGTCTGGGAAGACCACGAATTTCACGGCGGTTACGGCGAAGGCGGCCGACCGCGGATACAAACTCTTCATCGTTCTCGCTGGTATCCACAACGGCTTGCGCCGGCAGACACAACTACGCCTTGTGCAGCAGCTCGTAAACCCCAATCGGTCACGTTGGCTCCAGCTAACCGATCCAGACAAGGACTTCACACCACCTGCCAACGCAGCCGCGTACCTGGCCAGGAACAACAAACAGCATGTCCTGTGCGTGATCAAAAAGAACCCGCGTGTGCTAGAGAAGTTCTCAGCGTGGCTAGAGACAGCCGCCGAATATCTGTCCGACTGCCCAGCTCTTATCATCGACGATGAAGCCGATCAGGCAACGGTCGCTACCGACAAAATCAACCCGCTGATCTGCGAGATCCTCAACCGCCTGCCAAAGTCTGGATACATCGGGTACACCGCGACGCCCTTCGCCAACCTGCTCATCGACCCTGCCGCCAAGGATCTCTACCCGGAGCACTTCATCGTTAACCTGCCCAAGCCTCAGGGCCACTTCGGTACCGAAGTACTCTTCGGACGCGAAGTCATGGACGGCGAGGATCCCGAGGACGTGCCTGCGGGATATGACATGATTCGAGAGGTCCCAAGGCATGAAGTAGACCTCGTACGCCCGAGCTCACGAGCGGACACAGACGGGTTTCATCCGGTAATTTCCGACAGCCTCCGCGGCGCGATCTTGTACTTCTGGCTGTCGACCGCAGCACGTCGAGTGCGCAAGACCGGGAATCCGCACTCGACAATGCTGATACACACCAGCGTCAACACCGCTGTGCACAACAGCTTCAAATTCCCGCTGAGCGAACTTCGGGATGACAGCGAAACGCTGCTCCGCTCCGGAGACCCAGAGTTGCGCGAGGAGCTGCGACAGATTTGGGATCATGAAGCCGCGAGGGTACCCGCAGAGCAGTTCAGCGAGCAGAAGGTCGCATTCGAGGAGCTGGAGCAGGCGCTGCCCGATGTCCTGCGCGACTGCCGAATCATCATGGATAACTCGGGAAGCAAAGATCGCCTGGACTACGAGAATGGCCCAGTCGTCGCGATTGCGGTAGGCGGCAACACGTTGTCTCGCGGGCTTACGCTCGAAGGTCTCGCCGTCAGTTTCTTCGTGCGTGCCGTGTCCGCATACGACACTCTGCTCCAGATGGGCCGGTGGTTCGGCTTTCGGAACGGCTATGCCGATTTGCCGAGAATCTGGATGACTGACGAGCTGCGCGACTGGTTCCGCCACATCGCGACCGTCGAGAGCGAGATGCGCCGAGACATTGACGTGTATCTGGTCGAAGACAAGACTCCGATGACATTCGCCGTACGCCTGCGCACCCATCCCTCGCTTCGTGTCACCGCAGCGGCCAAGATGACGAACGCGGTGCCATCCGCGTCGGCGTACGGTGGCCAGCGAGTTCAAACTCGGTACTTCAGCACCGACCGTGATTGGCTGCGAGCCAACCAGGCGGCGGCACGCACATTGGTCGAGAAATCATCGACCGAAGGCCGTGAAGACCAGAATGTCCGCTCGCAAGACAAACTGATCCGGGGCGTTCCGCACGACTTGATCGTCGAGTTCTTGAGCAACTACTGCTTCCACAAGAAGTCGCAGGAGTGCAACTCGCGTCTGCTGACTGATTACATCGCGAAGCGCATCTCCATGTCTGGCGCGCTCCGGGACTGGAATGTCGCACTTATCGGCGGTTCCGCGGGCGAAGAAGCACCAAATACCTTCACCTTCGCGAACGAATACACAGTCCGCATGGTCACCCGCTCCGCCCTTAACGGAGCTGACCCCGCTGTTGTCGACATAAAAACACTGATGAGTCGCAGAGATGCGGCAATCGATCTTGATACGTCCGGGGTCAAAGGCGAGCTGACTGAGGACAAAATCAAAGCGCTCCGCCACGAACAAAGCCCGACCACCGCGCTGCTCGCACTATATGCGATCGACAAGAACTCAGAACCCTCCGCCCACCGCAAGGACAACCGGCGGGCTCTGAACGCAGCAGAGGACGTGATCGGCGTCGGCCTCGTCTTCCCCGCCCCGTCGGCTGACGATTCGACCGTGGAGTGGGAGTACGTCGCGACCGATCTGGCCAAGGTTCGTATCGAGGAGGAAGATCTGAGCGCTCTCGACGCGGTGGACGCCTGA
- a CDS encoding very short patch repair endonuclease: MTAVERLETTSAVSARMSKQKSRDTGIEMALRKVLHAAGFRYRVHRRPVKGVRREADLVFGPARVAVFVDGCFWHGCPEHGTWPKNNADYWRTKIETNRLRDANTDAVLLEAGWLAVRIWEHEPADIAASRVIETVRQRRPH, translated from the coding sequence ATGACTGCCGTGGAGCGTCTGGAAACGACATCCGCGGTGAGTGCCCGCATGAGCAAGCAGAAGTCCCGGGACACCGGGATCGAAATGGCGCTGCGCAAGGTCCTGCACGCCGCCGGGTTCCGCTATCGGGTGCACCGTCGTCCGGTCAAGGGCGTCCGCCGCGAGGCCGACCTGGTGTTCGGGCCGGCCCGCGTCGCCGTTTTCGTGGACGGCTGCTTCTGGCACGGCTGCCCGGAACACGGCACCTGGCCGAAGAACAACGCGGATTATTGGCGCACCAAGATCGAAACCAACCGCCTCCGCGACGCGAACACCGACGCGGTACTGCTGGAGGCGGGCTGGCTCGCGGTGCGCATCTGGGAACACGAACCAGCGGATATCGCCGCCTCGCGGGTGATCGAAACCGTCCGGCAACGCCGCCCCCATTAA
- a CDS encoding TetR/AcrR family transcriptional regulator, which produces MAPDDRRRMIVRAVLPLVVEHGRGVTTAQIARAAGIGEGTIFRVFQDKDELFDACVEAALDPAEALEMIGEIPADLPLEKRLAEAVEALNAHMQRMGAVMGAARAGKGRLSPEEARNRKSVTGDSRRESLEAMQRAVRELFVPDAERLRLPVDKAASLFLSLLFSHSRQLPGGPATAEMIDVFLHGSVHA; this is translated from the coding sequence ATGGCGCCTGACGACCGGCGGCGGATGATCGTCCGCGCGGTGCTGCCGTTGGTGGTCGAACACGGCCGCGGGGTCACCACGGCGCAGATCGCCCGCGCGGCCGGCATCGGCGAAGGCACCATCTTCCGGGTCTTTCAGGACAAGGACGAGCTGTTCGACGCGTGCGTGGAAGCCGCGCTCGACCCGGCGGAAGCACTGGAGATGATCGGCGAGATCCCGGCCGACCTGCCGCTGGAGAAGCGGCTGGCCGAGGCGGTCGAAGCGCTGAACGCGCACATGCAGCGGATGGGCGCGGTGATGGGCGCGGCCAGGGCCGGCAAGGGACGGCTGAGCCCGGAGGAGGCCCGCAACCGCAAGTCGGTCACCGGGGACAGCCGGCGCGAGTCGCTGGAGGCGATGCAGCGCGCGGTGCGCGAACTGTTCGTCCCGGACGCCGAGCGGCTGCGGCTGCCGGTGGACAAGGCCGCGTCGCTGTTCCTCTCGCTGCTGTTCTCGCACTCGCGCCAGCTGCCCGGCGGCCCGGCGACCGCCGAGATGATCGACGTCTTCCTGCACGGTTCGGTGCACGCGTGA
- a CDS encoding FxsA family protein — MAVVFLLYVIAEVAAVWAVGSLVGVLGTIGLLVAGAVVGSWLARREGGKAMRAFMGAAQSGRNPEKELTDGMLVGLGGVLIMLPGFVSDVFGLLFLLPPTRAVARRIWLRRAEKRAIRYANQRRGPVMVVDSEVVTEEPRPAQHRVIEGHVVEG; from the coding sequence ATGGCTGTCGTGTTCCTGCTCTACGTCATCGCTGAGGTCGCCGCCGTGTGGGCGGTCGGCTCGCTCGTCGGCGTGCTCGGCACGATCGGTCTGCTGGTAGCGGGCGCGGTCGTGGGCTCGTGGCTTGCCCGGCGGGAGGGCGGGAAGGCGATGCGCGCGTTCATGGGCGCGGCGCAATCCGGCCGCAACCCGGAGAAAGAGCTGACGGACGGCATGCTCGTCGGGCTCGGCGGCGTACTGATCATGCTGCCCGGTTTCGTCAGCGACGTGTTCGGGCTGCTGTTCCTGCTCCCGCCGACCCGCGCGGTGGCCCGGCGGATCTGGCTGCGCCGCGCCGAAAAGCGCGCCATCCGGTACGCGAATCAGCGGCGCGGCCCGGTGATGGTGGTGGACAGCGAGGTGGTCACGGAGGAACCGCGGCCGGCGCAGCACCGGGTGATCGAAGGCCACGTCGTCGAAGGCTGA
- a CDS encoding DNA cytosine methyltransferase encodes MPVPGQPTAAEFFAGIGLVRLGLEPAGFDVAWSNDIEPAKQAMYQAHFRDQGAHQYVLGDVGKVRGTDLPADLSLAWASFPCTDLSLAGWRRGLAGSHSSTFWEFTRILAELGSARPPVVALENVVGLATSHGGNDLRAAIVELNRLGYSADVLTLDARRFVPQSRPRLFIVGAQNPPPDSPTPSPLRPDWLRPDPSLRTHRAALPAPPPPLATGLSDLVERLSATDERWWNDLRTAAFIGSLSPLQLERLTQLKSGKKLVHRTAYRRTRNGKPVWEVRPDDISGCLRTARGGSSKQAVVQAGRGAVRVRWMTPREYARLMGAGEYALDGLRNNQALFGFGDAVCVPVVRWLSENYLMPLARGEMLGKARLEATG; translated from the coding sequence ATGCCTGTACCGGGTCAGCCCACCGCCGCGGAGTTCTTCGCCGGAATCGGTCTCGTGCGCCTCGGCCTGGAACCGGCCGGGTTCGACGTCGCGTGGTCCAACGACATCGAACCGGCGAAGCAGGCGATGTACCAGGCGCACTTCCGCGACCAGGGCGCTCACCAGTACGTACTGGGCGATGTCGGCAAGGTGCGCGGCACCGATCTGCCCGCCGACCTCAGCCTGGCCTGGGCCTCGTTCCCGTGCACTGACCTGTCGCTGGCCGGGTGGCGCCGCGGTCTGGCCGGCTCGCACTCGTCGACCTTCTGGGAATTCACCCGCATCCTGGCCGAACTGGGCTCCGCACGGCCGCCGGTGGTCGCCCTGGAAAACGTCGTCGGCCTCGCCACCAGCCACGGCGGCAACGATCTGCGCGCAGCGATCGTGGAACTCAACCGCCTCGGCTACTCCGCCGACGTCCTCACCCTCGACGCCCGCCGCTTCGTGCCCCAGTCCCGGCCCCGGCTGTTCATAGTCGGCGCCCAGAACCCGCCCCCGGACTCGCCCACCCCCTCGCCACTGCGCCCGGACTGGCTGCGCCCGGACCCGTCCCTGCGGACCCACCGGGCCGCACTGCCCGCCCCTCCGCCGCCGTTGGCCACCGGCCTATCGGACCTGGTGGAACGCCTGTCCGCCACCGACGAACGCTGGTGGAACGACCTGCGCACCGCAGCGTTCATCGGCTCCCTGTCCCCACTACAGTTGGAGCGGCTGACGCAGCTCAAGTCCGGAAAGAAACTGGTGCACCGCACCGCCTACCGCCGGACCCGCAACGGAAAACCGGTGTGGGAAGTCCGCCCGGACGACATCTCCGGCTGCCTCCGCACCGCGCGCGGCGGATCGTCCAAACAGGCCGTGGTGCAGGCCGGCCGCGGCGCGGTCCGGGTGCGCTGGATGACGCCACGCGAGTACGCCCGCCTGATGGGAGCGGGGGAGTACGCGCTGGACGGGCTCCGGAACAACCAGGCGCTGTTCGGGTTCGGGGACGCGGTGTGCGTGCCGGTGGTGCGGTGGCTTTCGGAGAACTACCTGATGCCGTTGGCTCGCGGGGAGATGCTTGGAAAGGCGAGGCTGGAAGCCACTGGCTAG
- a CDS encoding ABC transporter ATP-binding protein gives MLVTTQDLGIIAGDTELFSGLDLAVDAGECLVVRGANGAGKSTLLRCLYGTQVPTSGSVTICGGPPDERSAAFRRRVSVLLDDSALFDELTPRQHLDLLRSSFGGELADGPIPAPEVPAAQLSAGQRRRLLLHAAVARPHEVLLLDEPERALDAEGREWLSTLVKTSVGRGAAVIVASHHPPLADEVADYLVDL, from the coding sequence GTGCTTGTCACCACCCAAGACCTGGGGATCATCGCCGGGGATACCGAGTTGTTCAGCGGGCTCGACCTGGCCGTGGACGCGGGCGAATGCCTGGTCGTCCGCGGCGCGAACGGGGCGGGCAAATCGACCCTGCTGCGCTGCCTGTACGGGACCCAAGTGCCCACATCCGGTTCCGTGACGATCTGCGGCGGACCGCCCGACGAGCGGTCCGCCGCTTTCCGTCGCCGGGTCTCGGTGCTGCTCGACGATTCCGCGCTGTTCGACGAACTCACCCCGCGCCAGCATCTGGACCTGCTGCGCAGTTCCTTCGGCGGCGAACTGGCCGACGGCCCGATCCCCGCACCCGAGGTGCCCGCGGCGCAGCTGTCCGCCGGCCAGCGCCGTCGGCTGCTGCTGCATGCCGCGGTCGCCCGTCCGCACGAGGTGCTGCTGCTGGACGAGCCGGAACGCGCGCTCGACGCGGAGGGCCGGGAGTGGCTGTCCACCCTGGTCAAGACGAGCGTCGGCCGCGGTGCGGCGGTGATCGTCGCGAGTCATCACCCGCCGCTGGCGGACGAGGTCGCGGACTACCTGGTGGACCTGTGA
- a CDS encoding dihydrolipoamide acetyltransferase family protein — protein sequence MPEYKQFPLSDTAEGLTEADILAWRVQPGDVVTVNQIVVEIETAKAAVELPIPWAGVVTELHVEPGQTVEVGTPILTVDVDPGGSAAPATPAPVAAAAPVAAAAPAPAEEEMKPLVGYGSKATVTTRRARKHPNVALGASDAPNVALGQSVAQAAPAAEKPRGGYVPLAKPPVRKLAKDLGVDLHALTGTADGGVITRDDVQRAANGTAVPVAVSTVDAGYDPSTRERRVPIKGVRKATAAAMVQSAYNAPHVTEFLTIDVTPMMELRERLKKSREFSGVKLTPLAFAAKAVCLAAKRTPDVNAVWDEAAQEIVYKDYVHLGIAAATPRGLVVPKIRDADSLSLKELAVALTELTDVAREGKTTPAAMSGGTFTITNVGVFGVDTGTPIINPGESAILAVGAIRDTPWVVDGEIKVRKVMQLSLSFDHRVVDGQQGSEFLADVGALLADPAVAITY from the coding sequence ATGCCCGAGTACAAACAATTCCCCTTGTCGGACACGGCGGAGGGGCTCACCGAGGCCGACATCCTCGCCTGGCGGGTCCAGCCGGGCGACGTGGTCACCGTCAACCAGATCGTGGTCGAGATCGAGACCGCGAAGGCCGCGGTCGAGCTGCCGATTCCGTGGGCCGGCGTGGTGACCGAGCTGCACGTGGAGCCGGGACAGACAGTCGAGGTCGGCACGCCGATCCTCACCGTGGACGTGGATCCGGGCGGGTCCGCGGCTCCGGCCACGCCCGCTCCGGTGGCCGCAGCCGCTCCGGTGGCCGCTGCCGCTCCGGCACCGGCCGAGGAAGAGATGAAGCCGCTGGTCGGCTACGGCTCCAAGGCGACGGTGACGACGCGCCGGGCCCGCAAGCACCCCAATGTGGCATTGGGTGCGTCAGATGCACCCAATGTGGCATTGGGGCAATCCGTGGCCCAAGCAGCACCGGCGGCGGAAAAGCCCCGTGGCGGGTACGTTCCGCTGGCCAAGCCGCCGGTCCGCAAGCTCGCCAAGGACCTCGGCGTCGACCTGCACGCGCTCACCGGCACCGCGGACGGCGGCGTGATCACCCGTGACGACGTCCAGCGGGCGGCCAACGGCACCGCCGTTCCGGTCGCGGTGTCCACTGTGGACGCGGGCTACGACCCGTCGACCCGCGAGCGGCGGGTGCCGATCAAGGGCGTCCGCAAGGCGACCGCGGCCGCGATGGTGCAAAGCGCGTACAACGCTCCGCACGTCACCGAGTTCCTCACCATCGACGTCACGCCGATGATGGAGCTGCGCGAAAGGCTCAAGAAGTCGCGCGAGTTCAGCGGTGTCAAGCTCACTCCGCTGGCGTTCGCGGCCAAAGCCGTGTGCCTGGCCGCGAAGCGCACGCCGGACGTGAACGCGGTGTGGGATGAAGCCGCCCAGGAGATCGTCTACAAGGACTACGTGCACCTCGGCATCGCGGCGGCGACCCCGCGCGGTCTCGTCGTGCCGAAGATCCGGGACGCGGATTCGTTGTCGCTCAAGGAGCTCGCGGTCGCGCTGACCGAACTGACCGACGTCGCGCGCGAGGGCAAGACGACGCCGGCGGCGATGTCGGGCGGTACCTTCACGATCACCAACGTCGGCGTGTTCGGCGTCGACACCGGCACGCCGATCATCAACCCGGGCGAGTCGGCGATCCTGGCTGTCGGCGCCATCCGCGACACGCCGTGGGTGGTCGACGGCGAGATCAAGGTGCGCAAGGTGATGCAGCTGTCGCTGAGCTTCGACCACCGGGTGGTCGACGGTCAGCAGGGCTCGGAGTTCCTCGCCGACGTCGGCGCACTGCTCGCCGACCCGGCGGTCGCCATCACGTACTGA
- a CDS encoding DNA cytosine methyltransferase: protein MTDGQPPSPLRAQIEMVDLFAGPGGLDVAAHWLGVSVAGIEWDPDACATRAAANLHTDEGDVRLAKPADYPMARILSGGPPCQTYTVAGNGAGRRALDQVLSFVDAMARDEDVTDDLALLDDVRTGLVLQPLRWAIEAGQPYDAIVLEQVPAVLPVWQAFARVLESRGYGVDCGILHTEDYGVPQTRRRAILIARHGEPAKLPRPTHRRYRKGQDRADGDQRLLPWKSMGEALGWSDRFTVVSNYGTGGNPKDRGRRQSDQPAFTVTGKVSRNRLVGRPRNKPDRFTDEEAGKLQTFPPDYPWAGRDVAQQIGNAIPPRLATHVLAAALGKQADVAMLDWCVEESWQATRAGVDGLMKDAD, encoded by the coding sequence ATGACCGACGGACAGCCGCCATCGCCGCTGCGTGCGCAGATCGAGATGGTGGATCTCTTCGCCGGTCCAGGCGGCCTTGATGTCGCCGCGCACTGGCTGGGCGTGTCCGTCGCGGGCATCGAGTGGGACCCGGACGCCTGTGCTACCCGCGCCGCAGCCAATCTGCACACCGACGAAGGCGACGTTCGGCTTGCCAAACCAGCCGACTACCCGATGGCCCGCATTCTGAGCGGAGGTCCGCCATGCCAGACGTACACCGTCGCAGGCAACGGTGCTGGTCGACGCGCGCTCGACCAAGTGCTGTCGTTCGTCGATGCGATGGCCAGGGACGAGGATGTCACTGACGACCTGGCACTGCTCGACGATGTGCGCACCGGCCTAGTCCTCCAGCCTTTGCGGTGGGCTATCGAAGCGGGCCAGCCGTACGACGCGATCGTGTTGGAGCAGGTGCCCGCAGTGCTCCCGGTGTGGCAGGCGTTCGCGCGGGTGCTTGAAAGCCGTGGTTACGGAGTTGACTGCGGTATCCTGCATACCGAAGATTACGGGGTTCCGCAGACCAGACGCCGCGCGATTCTCATCGCGCGGCACGGTGAACCGGCGAAACTGCCGAGGCCTACCCATCGCCGATACCGCAAAGGGCAGGACCGCGCCGATGGCGATCAGCGGCTTCTGCCATGGAAGAGCATGGGTGAGGCGCTGGGTTGGTCAGATCGGTTCACCGTCGTGTCCAACTATGGCACTGGGGGAAACCCGAAAGACCGCGGGAGACGGCAGTCGGACCAGCCCGCGTTCACTGTGACCGGCAAAGTTTCCCGTAATCGGCTGGTCGGCAGGCCGCGCAACAAGCCGGACCGGTTCACCGACGAGGAAGCCGGCAAGCTGCAGACATTCCCTCCGGACTATCCGTGGGCGGGTCGGGACGTTGCCCAGCAAATCGGGAACGCGATCCCGCCACGGCTCGCTACGCATGTTCTTGCCGCGGCGCTCGGCAAGCAGGCAGATGTGGCGATGCTGGACTGGTGTGTGGAAGAGAGCTGGCAAGCCACACGTGCCGGTGTTGACGGGTTGATGAAAGACGCCGATTAA